One stretch of Girardinichthys multiradiatus isolate DD_20200921_A chromosome 2, DD_fGirMul_XY1, whole genome shotgun sequence DNA includes these proteins:
- the lrrc4.2 gene encoding leucine-rich repeat-containing protein 4.2, producing the protein MSPLAQVNVQSTWNTALLAVLSLMVPALSMCQSTGPELGSTISQNCPGVCSCTNQLSKVVCTRRGLIRVPPNIPANTRYLNLMENSIETIQADTFRHLHHLEVLQLGRNAIRQIEVGAFNGLTSLNTLELFDNRLTVIPSGAFEYLSKLRELWLRNNPIESIPSYAFNRVPSLMRLDLGELRKLEYISEGAFEGLHNLKYLNLGMCSLREFPNLSPLLGLEELEISANVFPELKPGAFHGLKNLRKLWIMNSAITIIERNAFDDITALVELNLAHNNLSSLPHNLFTPLQYLVELHLHHNPWRCDCDVVWVSWWLRENIPTNSTCCGRCHTPAQMRGKYLVEVDQTTFQCSAPVILDAPRDLNISAARVAEMKCRTAAMSSVRWLLPNGTVLTHGSAHPRICVLNDGTLNFSNVLPSDTGVYTCMVSNMAGNSNASAYLNVSNAELNTSNLSYFTTVTVEVLEPTVEETPKPKPTLPASPSVFQPVFISTPTVLFQNTQTPRQVSVPTARVPSGPPASLDEMMKTTKIIIGCFVAVTLLAAAMLIAFYKLRKRHQQRSTVAAARTIEIIQMEEEVPPVPPPTSGSSGSDDTGLVLPTLVEHNSNTFKPGYVSSSSRQGSYGAHWTQNNSLHRSVRQHHSHISVIADPYVIMTSNSKEKVQETQI; encoded by the coding sequence ATGAGTCCGTTGGCCCAGGTTAATGTGCAGTCTACCTGGAACACAGCCCTGCTCGCCGTGCTTTCCCTCATGGTGCCTGCTCTCAGTATGTGCCAGTCGACAGGCCCTGAGTTGGGCTCAACAATCTCACAGAACTGTCCAGGTGTGTGCTCCTGCACTAACCAGCTCAGCAAGGTGGTGTGCACCCGTAGAGGCCTGATTAGGGTTCCTCCGAACATCCCAGCCAACACCAGGTACCTGAACCTGATGGAGAACAGTATAGAGACCATACAGGCAGATACCTTCAGACATTTGCATCATCTGGAGGTGTTGCAGTTGGGCAGAAATGCAATCAGGCAGATTGAAGTGGGGGCTTTTAATGGTTTGACCAGCCTCAATACCCTGGAGTTGTTTGACAATAGACTAACAGTCATACCAAGTGGAGCTTTTGAGTATCTTTCAAAACTGAGAGAACTGTGGCTCAGAAATAATCCAATTGAGAGCATTCCCTCTTATGCCTTTAACCGAGTTCCCTCACTCATGAGACTAGACCTGGGAGAGCTGAGGAAGTTGGAGTACATCTCTGAAGGGGCTTTTGAGGGCCTTCATAACCTCAAGTACCTGAATTTAGGGATGTGCAGTTTGAGGGAATTTCCAAATTTGTCACCTCTCTTAGGATTGGAGGAGTTGGAGATTTCTGCAAATGTTTTTCCAGAGCTAAAGCCTGGGGCCTTTCATGGGCTTAAGAATTTACGTAAACTTTGGATTATGAACTCTGCCATTACAATCATTGAGAGGAATGCATTTGATGACATCACTGCTTTGGTGGAGCTGAATCTAGCCCATAATAATTTATCATCCCTTCCCCATAACCTATTCACCCCTCTACAGTATCTGGTGGAGCTACATCTACACCACAACCCTTGGCGCTGTGATTGTGATGTAGTTTGGGTCTCCTGGTGGCTCAGAGAAAATATTCCTACAAATTCCACCTGTTGTGGACGCTGCCACACTCCAGCCCAGATGAGAGGAAAATACTTAGTGGAAGTTGATCAAACAACATTTCAGTGTTCAGCACCAGTCATACTCGATGCTCCAAGAGACCTGAACATTTCTGCAGCAAGGGTGGCAGAAATGAAGTGTCGCACAGCAGCTATGAGCTCTGTCCGATGGCTTCTCCCCAATGGGACTGTGTTAACCCATGGCTCAGCTCACCCAAGGATATGTGTTCTCAATGATGGAACACTCAACTTTTCCAATGTTCTCCCATCAGACACGGGGGTGTACACTTGCATGGTGAGCAACATGGCAGGCAATTCCAATGCTTCTGCCTATCTAAATGTTAGCAATGCCGAACTTAACACATCAAACCTATCCTATTTTACCACTGTAACAGTGGAAGTGTTGGAACCCACAGTGGAGGAGACCCCCAAGCCCAAGCCAACTTTACCTGCCTCACCCTCTGTTTTTCAACCTGTCTTTATCTCCACACCAACTGTGctgtttcagaatacccaaactCCAAGGCAGGTGTCAGTTCCCACAGCCAGAGTCCCTAGCGGGCCACCTGCCAGTCTGGATGAGATGATGAAAACCACGAAAATCATCATTGGCTGTTTTGTAGCTGTTACCTTACTAGCAGCCGCCATGTTGATAGCATTCTATAAATTGCGTAAGAGGCATCAGCAAAGGAGTACTGTGGCTGCAGCCAGGACCATAGAAATCATACAAATGGAAGAAGAGGTTCCACCTGTTCCACCACCTACATCCGGATCTAGTGGCTCTGACGACACAGGCTTGGTACTGCCAACGTTAGTGGAACACAACAGCAACACATTTAAGCCTGGGTATGTGTCTTCTTCATCACGACAAGGGAGCTATGGGGCCCATTGGACCCAGAACAACTCTCTCCATCGCTCAGTTAGACAGCATCATAGCCACATCAGTGTCATTGCTGATCCCTATGTCATAATGACCTCTAACAGCAAGGAGAAGGTTCAGGAGACCCAAATCTGA